A region of Mammaliicoccus sp. Dog046 DNA encodes the following proteins:
- a CDS encoding acetoin utilization protein AcuC, with the protein MTNVKYIYSEDLLRYRFSDSHPFNQMRLKLTTDLLMDLGVLTTQHILKPRVATDEELMLVHEPNYIEAIKKAGQGTLPESEYEKYGLASEDTPQFVNMHENSALVVGGTLTAVDAVMSGEVTCACHLGGGLHHGFKGKASGFCIYNDSAVAIQYIQSKYKQRVLYIDTDAHHGDGVQWSFYTNEDVMNYSIHETGRYLFPGTGALTERGDGKGFGTTVNVPLDAYTEDESYLDVFQETVEAVCESYKPDVILSVNGVDIHYLDPLTHLSCTLDTLYKIPYIVKDLADKYCDGKVIMIGGGGYNIWRVVPRAWSHVWFALNDLQTPHSPIPKSWIEKYQSQAPVPLPETWTDELDDYMEIPRQKEISEKNNNTKHRILEWFK; encoded by the coding sequence ATGACTAATGTTAAATATATTTATTCAGAGGATTTATTGAGATACCGATTTTCTGATAGTCACCCTTTTAATCAAATGCGTTTAAAATTAACAACGGATTTATTAATGGACTTAGGTGTATTAACAACCCAACATATTTTAAAGCCAAGAGTAGCTACTGATGAAGAACTGATGCTCGTTCATGAGCCAAATTATATAGAAGCGATTAAAAAAGCTGGACAAGGTACGTTGCCCGAATCAGAATATGAAAAATATGGCTTAGCGAGTGAAGATACACCTCAATTTGTTAATATGCATGAAAATAGTGCACTTGTTGTTGGTGGCACACTTACAGCTGTAGATGCCGTAATGTCTGGAGAAGTAACGTGTGCTTGCCATCTTGGTGGAGGCCTACATCACGGATTTAAAGGTAAAGCAAGTGGATTTTGCATTTATAATGATAGTGCCGTAGCCATTCAATATATCCAATCTAAATATAAACAAAGAGTATTATATATTGATACGGATGCACATCACGGTGATGGCGTACAATGGTCATTTTATACAAATGAAGATGTCATGAATTACTCTATTCATGAAACTGGTAGATATTTATTTCCAGGTACAGGTGCATTAACAGAACGTGGTGATGGTAAAGGATTTGGTACTACTGTAAATGTACCGTTAGATGCTTATACAGAAGATGAATCCTATTTAGATGTCTTCCAAGAAACTGTCGAAGCTGTTTGTGAATCTTATAAACCTGATGTCATATTAAGTGTCAATGGCGTAGATATTCATTACTTAGATCCACTGACACACTTAAGTTGCACTTTAGATACTCTTTATAAAATTCCTTATATCGTTAAAGATCTTGCAGATAAGTATTGTGATGGCAAAGTCATCATGATTGGCGGTGGCGGTTATAATATATGGCGTGTCGTACCACGTGCTTGGTCACACGTTTGGTTTGCTTTAAATGATTTACAAACACCCCACTCACCAATACCAAAGAGTTGGATTGAAAAATACCAATCACAAGCTCCAGTTCCATTACCAGAAACATGGACTGACGAATTAGATGATTATATGGAAATACCTCGTCAAAAAGAAATATCCGAAAAAAATAACAACACGAAACATCGAATTCTAGAATGGTTTAAATAA
- a CDS encoding CBS and ACT domain-containing protein produces the protein MLVEKIMTSPCTTIRGDKSIEDALVLMTQKEIRHLPIVDEHDQLLGIISDRDIKMALPSILSDDDPNQSLSLSISKIMRRNVIRCHPLDFVEDIAIDFYEMSIGSIPVIRDNKVIGIVTQKDMLNTFLELTGVTMPGSIIEVHIDDKVGALHDITGIFKEQNIDILNVLAYTDQENINKRYLMLRIKSMNPEKIYQLLEEKEYHVIHPFGMKHD, from the coding sequence ATGTTAGTTGAAAAAATTATGACATCACCTTGTACAACGATAAGAGGTGACAAATCGATTGAAGATGCACTCGTACTTATGACCCAAAAAGAAATTAGACACTTACCTATCGTTGATGAACACGATCAACTACTTGGTATTATTTCAGATAGAGATATTAAAATGGCATTACCAAGTATACTTTCAGATGATGATCCGAACCAAAGTTTATCTTTATCCATTTCTAAAATTATGAGAAGAAATGTAATTAGATGTCATCCGCTTGATTTTGTTGAAGATATTGCAATCGACTTCTATGAAATGTCTATCGGTTCCATACCTGTAATTAGAGACAATAAAGTCATCGGCATTGTCACTCAAAAAGACATGCTAAATACTTTTCTAGAATTAACGGGTGTAACGATGCCAGGATCAATTATTGAAGTACATATTGATGACAAAGTTGGTGCGCTTCATGATATTACAGGTATTTTTAAAGAACAAAATATCGATATATTAAATGTCCTCGCATATACCGATCAAGAAAATATTAATAAACGGTATCTCATGTTACGTATTAAATCAATGAATCCTGAAAAGATATATCAATTATTAGAAGAAAAAGAATATCACGTCATTCACCCTTTTGGTATGAAACATGACTAA
- a CDS encoding GNAT family N-acetyltransferase, translating into MNYKKTFITEEITYSNDVTITIEGPVDAHTLRQMTFDEGLNSFRVPEEQFEAIIEIAELPEGRIIVARIDNHIIGYTTYLYPDPLERWSDGNLPYILELGAIELSLNYRKYGLGNKMLKLAMQAPEMEDFIVITTEYYWHWDLKNSGLDVYEYQKIMHKMMAKGGLEVFATDDPEIISHPANSLMARIGKNITQEQMEAFDQLRFMNRFFF; encoded by the coding sequence TTGAATTACAAAAAGACATTTATCACTGAGGAGATTACATATTCAAATGATGTAACAATCACAATTGAAGGCCCAGTTGATGCTCACACTTTGAGGCAAATGACTTTTGATGAAGGACTGAATAGTTTCCGAGTCCCTGAAGAACAATTCGAGGCAATCATAGAAATCGCTGAGTTACCTGAAGGAAGAATTATTGTTGCTCGTATTGATAATCATATCATTGGATATACAACATATTTGTACCCTGACCCACTTGAACGTTGGTCAGATGGTAACTTACCGTACATTCTAGAGTTAGGCGCCATAGAACTTTCATTAAATTACCGTAAATATGGTTTAGGAAACAAGATGTTAAAACTTGCGATGCAAGCACCTGAAATGGAAGATTTCATCGTCATTACAACCGAATACTATTGGCATTGGGATTTGAAAAATAGCGGTCTCGATGTATATGAATATCAAAAAATCATGCATAAAATGATGGCCAAAGGTGGACTTGAAGTATTTGCTACAGATGATCCAGAAATCATCAGTCATCCAGCAAACAGTTTAATGGCCAGAATTGGTAAAAATATTACACAAGAACAAATGGAAGCTTTTGATCAATTAAGATTTATGAATCGATTTTTCTTTTAG
- the acsA gene encoding acetate--CoA ligase, producing the protein MKVELYEALNENYNLPNYEDAVKDHSWEDIEKAFSWSETGKINMAYECIDRHVDDGKGDKTALHYKDANRQDSYTFKDLQLASNKAANVLKNDAKVEKGDRVFIFMPRTPELYFALLGTLKIGAIVGPLFEAFMEKAVKDRLENSEAKVIITTNDLVGRIPKDELPNLEHIVIVDDEVSEEYIDFNKQYESASEQFDIEWLDKEDGLILHYTSGSTGQPKGVLHVQEAMLVHYISGKYVLDFKEDDVYWCTADPGWVTGTSYGIFSPWLNGVTNCIAGGRFSPEGWYDFIQTYNVTVWYTAPTALRMLMGAGDDIVEKYDLSSLRHVLSVGEPLNPEVIKWAHQVFEHRVHDTWWMTETGGHMIVNYPSMDIRAGSMGKPLPGIEAAIVDDQGNELPANRMGNLALKKGWPSMMRTIWNNQPKFDSYFINDEWYVSGDSAYKDEDGYYWFQGRVDDVIMTAGERVGPFEVESKLVEHPAVAEAGVIGKPDPVRGEIIKAFIAVRSGYEPSDELKEEIRKFVKEGLAAHAAPREIEFKDKLPKTRSGKIMRRVLKAWELDLPAGDLSTLED; encoded by the coding sequence ATGAAAGTCGAATTATACGAAGCGCTAAACGAAAACTATAACCTTCCAAACTATGAGGACGCAGTAAAAGATCATAGTTGGGAAGACATTGAAAAAGCATTCAGTTGGAGTGAAACTGGCAAGATTAATATGGCCTATGAATGTATAGATCGACATGTTGACGATGGTAAAGGGGACAAGACCGCATTACATTATAAAGATGCAAATCGACAAGATAGTTATACGTTTAAAGATTTACAGCTCGCAAGTAATAAAGCCGCAAATGTTTTAAAGAATGATGCGAAAGTAGAAAAGGGCGATAGAGTATTTATATTTATGCCAAGAACGCCAGAATTGTACTTTGCATTATTGGGCACATTGAAAATCGGTGCAATCGTTGGACCATTATTTGAAGCCTTTATGGAAAAAGCAGTGAAAGATAGACTAGAAAACAGTGAAGCGAAAGTCATCATCACAACGAATGATTTAGTTGGAAGAATACCTAAAGATGAACTGCCAAATTTAGAACATATCGTTATCGTTGATGATGAAGTAAGCGAAGAATATATAGATTTTAATAAACAATATGAAAGTGCGAGTGAGCAATTTGATATTGAATGGTTAGATAAAGAAGATGGTTTAATCTTACATTACACTTCAGGATCTACTGGTCAACCTAAAGGTGTACTACATGTTCAAGAAGCTATGCTTGTACATTATATTTCAGGTAAGTATGTATTAGACTTTAAAGAAGATGACGTTTATTGGTGTACTGCCGATCCAGGTTGGGTAACGGGGACATCATACGGTATATTTAGCCCATGGTTAAATGGTGTAACAAATTGTATCGCAGGTGGACGTTTTTCTCCTGAAGGATGGTATGACTTTATTCAAACTTATAATGTTACAGTTTGGTATACAGCGCCAACAGCACTTAGAATGTTAATGGGTGCTGGTGATGATATCGTTGAAAAATATGATTTATCATCATTAAGACATGTATTATCTGTTGGTGAGCCATTGAATCCAGAAGTAATTAAATGGGCACATCAAGTATTTGAACATCGTGTACATGACACATGGTGGATGACTGAAACTGGTGGACATATGATTGTTAATTATCCTTCAATGGATATTAGAGCTGGATCTATGGGTAAACCATTACCAGGGATTGAAGCAGCAATTGTGGATGATCAAGGTAATGAACTCCCAGCAAATAGAATGGGTAATTTAGCATTGAAAAAAGGATGGCCATCAATGATGAGAACCATTTGGAATAATCAACCTAAATTTGATTCATATTTCATCAATGATGAATGGTATGTTTCAGGTGATTCAGCTTATAAAGATGAAGATGGTTACTATTGGTTCCAAGGTAGAGTTGATGATGTAATCATGACTGCCGGTGAACGTGTAGGACCATTTGAAGTGGAATCTAAATTAGTTGAGCATCCTGCTGTTGCAGAAGCGGGTGTTATTGGTAAGCCTGACCCTGTAAGAGGAGAAATTATTAAAGCATTTATCGCAGTAAGATCTGGATATGAACCATCAGATGAATTAAAAGAAGAAATTCGTAAATTCGTTAAAGAGGGATTAGCGGCACATGCAGCACCTCGTGAAATTGAGTTCAAAGATAAATTACCTAAAACACGTTCAGGTAAAATTATGAGACGTGTCTTAAAAGCTTGGGAATTAGATTTACCAGCTGGAGATTTATCTACTTTAGAAGACTAA
- a CDS encoding formate--tetrahydrofolate ligase yields the protein MSHLSDLEIAKQSTLKPIGEIAEKVGIPHDALEPYGHYKGKVDITKLQNVKEKGKVVLVTALSPTPAGEGKSTVTVGLADAFNQLKQNVMVALREPSLGPVFGMKGGATGGGYAQVLPMEEINLHFNGDLHAITTANNALSAFIDNHIYQGNELNIDSRRVTWKRVLDMNDRELRQVVVGLGGPMRGVPREDGFDITVASEIMAVFCLSNDIKDLKENLANITVGYTVDKKPVTVRDLKVEGALTLILKDAIKPNIVQTIEGTPALVHGGPFANIAHGCNSIIATNTARKLADIVVTESGFGSDLGAEKFLNIKTRKAGFDPSAVVIVVTIRALKMHGGVDKQSLQQENVQAVEKGIVNLERHVHNIKQFGVEPVVAINAFIHDTDAEVQFVLDWCKKNGVRVALTEVWEKGGKGGVALAEEVLKVLDEPQQFEHLYDLELPIEDKIKTIVQKVYGGKSVTFSDAATKQLKTIKENGWDKYPVCMAKTQYSFTDDPKQLGAPQDFDITIRELSPRTGAGFIVALTGDIMTMPGLPKKPAALNMDVKEDGSVEGLF from the coding sequence TTGAGTCATTTATCAGATTTAGAAATTGCAAAACAAAGTACTTTAAAACCTATAGGAGAAATCGCGGAAAAGGTAGGTATACCTCATGATGCACTAGAACCTTATGGGCATTATAAAGGAAAAGTTGATATTACAAAATTACAAAATGTAAAAGAAAAAGGAAAAGTTGTTTTAGTGACTGCATTAAGTCCAACACCAGCTGGAGAAGGTAAATCCACAGTTACAGTTGGATTAGCAGATGCGTTTAACCAATTAAAACAGAATGTTATGGTTGCTTTGCGAGAACCATCTCTTGGTCCTGTTTTTGGTATGAAAGGTGGCGCAACAGGTGGTGGTTATGCTCAAGTATTGCCAATGGAAGAAATTAATTTACATTTTAATGGTGATTTACATGCGATAACAACAGCAAACAATGCACTTTCAGCTTTTATTGATAACCATATTTATCAAGGAAATGAATTGAATATAGATTCACGTCGTGTTACATGGAAACGTGTATTGGATATGAATGATAGAGAACTTAGACAAGTCGTTGTAGGACTAGGTGGACCAATGAGAGGTGTTCCTAGAGAAGACGGATTTGATATTACAGTTGCGTCAGAAATCATGGCTGTATTTTGCTTATCAAATGACATTAAAGATTTAAAGGAAAATTTAGCGAACATTACGGTTGGTTATACTGTAGATAAAAAACCAGTTACAGTAAGAGACTTAAAAGTAGAGGGTGCGTTAACACTCATACTTAAAGATGCAATTAAGCCAAATATCGTTCAAACAATTGAAGGAACACCAGCTTTAGTTCACGGTGGACCATTTGCGAATATTGCACACGGATGCAATTCAATTATAGCTACGAATACTGCTAGAAAATTAGCTGATATTGTCGTTACTGAAAGTGGATTTGGTTCAGATTTAGGTGCTGAGAAATTTTTAAATATTAAAACGAGAAAAGCAGGGTTTGATCCAAGTGCTGTAGTTATCGTTGTGACAATAAGAGCCTTGAAAATGCACGGTGGCGTGGACAAGCAATCGTTACAACAAGAGAATGTTCAAGCAGTGGAGAAAGGTATCGTCAATTTAGAAAGACACGTACATAACATTAAACAATTTGGTGTAGAACCAGTCGTTGCAATCAATGCATTTATACATGATACAGATGCAGAAGTACAATTTGTGTTAGATTGGTGTAAGAAAAATGGTGTTAGAGTCGCGTTAACAGAAGTTTGGGAGAAAGGCGGCAAAGGTGGTGTGGCACTAGCTGAAGAAGTATTAAAAGTACTAGATGAACCACAACAATTCGAACATCTTTATGATTTAGAACTGCCTATAGAAGATAAAATCAAAACAATTGTACAAAAGGTATATGGTGGGAAATCAGTAACATTTAGTGATGCTGCTACGAAACAACTTAAAACAATAAAAGAAAATGGTTGGGATAAGTATCCAGTATGTATGGCTAAAACACAATATTCATTTACAGATGATCCTAAGCAATTAGGCGCACCACAAGACTTTGATATTACGATTAGAGAATTATCACCTAGAACAGGTGCTGGATTTATCGTCGCATTAACAGGAGACATTATGACTATGCCAGGTTTACCTAAGAAACCGGCAGCATTAAATATGGATGTTAAAGAAGACGGGTCAGTTGAAGGATTGTTCTAG